In one window of Corallococcus macrosporus DNA:
- the argB gene encoding acetylglutamate kinase, with product MPLSPDPYAALRNAAKYVKQFRSKTFVVKLGGAVLTDPRTRKTACEQIALLWAFSIRPVVVHGGGPELDSLCDALHLPIEKVAGRRITSAPVLDAAKMVLAGKLHTDLLADLQAAGVPAVGLSGVDAGLIKARKRPPVLVTEPGETQGRMVDYGLVGDIESVDTRVVEHLRSADYVPVIAPLSGGQDGAVYNTNADTVAAALAAALHAEKLFFMVEVPGLLKDVSDPSSLISLATLSDLASLEAEGRLTGGMRPKAHAMRHALVGGVGSVHLVSGKQSDALLEEVFTNEGSGTMVVREHPVKHGEAKG from the coding sequence GTGCCTTTGTCTCCCGACCCGTACGCCGCACTCCGCAACGCGGCGAAGTACGTGAAGCAGTTCCGCAGCAAGACCTTCGTGGTGAAGCTGGGCGGCGCCGTGCTGACGGATCCGCGCACGCGCAAGACGGCGTGCGAGCAGATCGCCCTGCTGTGGGCCTTCTCCATCCGCCCCGTCGTGGTGCACGGCGGCGGTCCGGAGCTGGACTCGCTCTGTGACGCCCTGCACCTGCCCATCGAGAAGGTGGCGGGCCGCCGCATCACCTCCGCGCCCGTGCTGGACGCGGCGAAGATGGTGCTCGCGGGCAAGCTGCACACGGACCTGCTAGCGGACCTCCAGGCCGCGGGCGTGCCCGCGGTGGGCCTGTCCGGCGTGGACGCGGGCCTCATCAAGGCGCGCAAGCGCCCGCCCGTGCTGGTGACGGAGCCCGGTGAAACCCAGGGCCGCATGGTGGACTACGGCCTCGTGGGCGACATCGAGTCCGTGGACACGCGCGTCGTGGAGCATCTGCGCAGCGCGGACTACGTGCCCGTCATCGCCCCGCTGTCGGGTGGCCAGGACGGCGCCGTGTACAACACCAACGCGGACACGGTGGCGGCGGCCCTGGCGGCGGCGCTGCATGCCGAAAAGCTGTTCTTCATGGTGGAGGTGCCGGGGCTCCTCAAGGACGTCTCCGACCCGTCGTCGCTCATCTCGCTGGCCACGCTGTCGGACCTGGCGTCCCTGGAGGCGGAAGGGCGGCTCACGGGCGGCATGCGTCCGAAGGCGCACGCCATGCGCCACGCGCTCGTGGGCGGCGTGGGCAGCGTGCACCTGGTGAGCGGCAAGCAGTCCGACGCCCTGTTGGAGGAGGTCTTCACCAACGAGGGCAGCGGCACCATGGTCGTGCGCGAGCACCCGGTGAAGCACGGCGAGGCCAAGGGTTGA
- a CDS encoding N-acetylornithine carbamoyltransferase, giving the protein MKHVTRIQDLGPEGVEAVLSQAAAWKQKDPGALFPGKILGMVFFNPSLRTRTSFEAVMLRAGGHAIVLDVGSGVWKLEDRPGAVMNADRAEHIKEASPVLSRFVDMLGIRTFSQGGGDEEDEADPVINAFRKWATVPVVSMESAREHPCQGLADALTLRETFGTTKKLPVTLTWAPHIKPLPKAVPNSFLLSAAAAGCEVRVAHPPGFDLHPAVRAEAEAYAKATGGSITYTHDQDEALVGSRAVYAKSWGPTAQTASTPTDVAALLASYSGWMPTRRHMAKAAKDAAFLHCLPVRRNVEVADEVLDHASSRVVDEAGNRYHVQRALLAWMRGG; this is encoded by the coding sequence ATGAAGCATGTCACCCGCATCCAGGACCTGGGCCCGGAAGGCGTCGAGGCGGTCCTCTCGCAGGCGGCCGCGTGGAAGCAGAAGGACCCTGGGGCGCTGTTCCCCGGGAAGATCCTGGGCATGGTGTTCTTCAATCCGTCGCTGCGCACGCGCACCTCCTTCGAGGCGGTGATGCTGCGCGCGGGCGGGCACGCCATCGTGCTCGACGTGGGCTCTGGCGTGTGGAAGCTGGAGGACCGTCCCGGCGCGGTGATGAACGCGGACCGCGCGGAGCACATCAAGGAGGCGTCGCCCGTCCTGTCGCGCTTCGTGGACATGCTCGGCATCCGCACCTTCTCCCAGGGCGGCGGTGACGAGGAGGACGAGGCCGACCCCGTCATCAACGCCTTCCGCAAGTGGGCCACCGTGCCGGTGGTGAGCATGGAGTCCGCGCGCGAGCACCCCTGCCAGGGCCTGGCGGACGCGCTCACGCTGCGCGAGACGTTCGGCACCACGAAGAAGCTGCCGGTGACGCTCACCTGGGCGCCGCACATCAAGCCGCTGCCCAAGGCCGTTCCCAACTCGTTCCTCTTGTCCGCGGCAGCCGCGGGCTGCGAGGTGCGCGTGGCGCATCCGCCGGGCTTCGACCTGCACCCGGCCGTGCGCGCGGAAGCCGAGGCGTACGCCAAGGCCACCGGCGGCAGCATCACGTACACGCACGACCAGGACGAGGCGCTGGTGGGCAGCCGCGCCGTGTACGCCAAGTCCTGGGGCCCCACGGCTCAGACGGCCAGCACGCCCACGGACGTGGCGGCGCTGCTCGCGTCGTACTCGGGCTGGATGCCCACGCGCCGGCACATGGCGAAGGCCGCGAAGGACGCGGCGTTCCTGCACTGCCTGCCCGTGCGCCGCAACGTGGAGGTCGCCGACGAGGTGCTGGACCACGCGAGCAGCCGCGTCGTGGACGAGGCGGGCAACCGCTACCACGTGCAGCGCGCCCTCCTGGCCTGGATGCGCGGCGGCTGA
- a CDS encoding arginine repressor → MNLDDAILQLISRQDVPDQAVLQELLEQAGHAPSQSTLSRRLKKLHVQKVNGRYQRTEPPVAPVPLAPSVTIIEAPPNMLVLKTAPGYAQIFGLALDREEVEGLAGTVAGDDTIFIAVRDPSLLQDVREAVEQLIQRGP, encoded by the coding sequence ATGAACCTGGACGACGCCATCCTTCAGCTCATCTCCCGGCAGGACGTTCCGGATCAGGCGGTGCTCCAGGAGCTGCTGGAGCAGGCGGGGCACGCGCCCAGCCAGTCCACGCTGTCGCGGCGGCTGAAGAAGCTGCACGTGCAGAAGGTGAACGGGCGCTACCAGCGCACGGAGCCGCCGGTGGCGCCGGTGCCGCTCGCGCCGAGCGTCACCATCATCGAGGCGCCACCCAACATGCTGGTGCTGAAGACGGCGCCCGGCTACGCGCAGATCTTCGGGCTGGCGCTGGACCGCGAGGAGGTGGAGGGCCTGGCGGGCACGGTGGCGGGCGACGACACCATCTTCATCGCGGTGAGGGATCCGTCGCTGTTGCAGGACGTGCGCGAAGCGGTGGAGCAGCTCATCCAGCGCGGCCCGTGA
- a CDS encoding 2'-5' RNA ligase family protein: MTSSSEAPLLVTAEMEPETFARLDGLRRRYFPPERNVIPAHVSLFHHLPASEQDAVEAALEVVTERPAPTLRFGRLRSLGRGMAVDVEAQELVPVHRELSRAFAEWITPQDRQPFRPHVTLMNKTTPEEAKAALAELGADWAAFESTAPALLLWRYLGGPWELVRRFPFTGRAG, encoded by the coding sequence ATGACCTCCTCCTCCGAAGCCCCGCTGCTCGTCACCGCCGAGATGGAGCCGGAGACCTTCGCGCGCCTGGACGGGCTTCGCCGCCGCTACTTCCCGCCCGAGCGCAACGTCATCCCCGCGCACGTCTCCCTCTTCCACCACCTGCCCGCATCAGAACAGGACGCCGTGGAGGCCGCGCTCGAGGTCGTCACCGAGCGTCCCGCCCCCACGCTGCGCTTCGGAAGGCTGCGAAGCCTGGGACGCGGCATGGCCGTGGACGTGGAGGCCCAGGAACTGGTCCCGGTGCACCGCGAGCTGTCCCGCGCGTTCGCGGAGTGGATCACGCCGCAGGACCGTCAGCCCTTCCGGCCCCACGTCACGCTGATGAACAAGACCACTCCCGAGGAAGCGAAGGCCGCGCTCGCGGAGCTGGGCGCGGACTGGGCCGCCTTCGAGTCCACGGCTCCAGCGCTGCTGCTCTGGCGCTACCTCGGAGGCCCGTGGGAGCTCGTGCGCCGCTTCCCGTTCACGGGCCGCGCTGGATGA
- a CDS encoding NADPH-dependent F420 reductase, translating into MKIGIIGAGLIGGTLARRWTKLGHEVSIANSRGPDTLRDLAKETGAKAVTVQEAANAGEVVVVTIPQKAVPDLPKGLFANVPKDVVVIDTGNYYPVRDGNIAELEAGTVESEWVAKLIGRPVIKAFNNIFFQSLLDKGTPKGTPGRVALPIAGDPPEHRAKVLKLVEELGFDGIDAGSLADSWRQQPGTPVYTHDLDAAGVKKALAAAERSRIPEYRNASNTWLKNFLESQK; encoded by the coding sequence ATGAAGATCGGAATCATTGGCGCGGGGCTGATCGGCGGAACCCTGGCTCGCAGGTGGACGAAGCTGGGGCATGAGGTGTCCATCGCGAACTCCCGCGGGCCGGACACCCTGCGCGACCTGGCGAAGGAGACGGGCGCGAAGGCCGTCACCGTCCAGGAGGCGGCGAACGCCGGCGAGGTCGTCGTCGTGACCATTCCCCAGAAGGCGGTCCCCGACCTGCCGAAGGGCCTCTTCGCGAACGTGCCGAAGGACGTCGTCGTCATCGACACGGGCAACTACTACCCCGTGCGCGACGGAAACATCGCGGAGCTCGAAGCCGGCACGGTGGAGAGCGAGTGGGTCGCGAAGCTCATCGGCCGCCCGGTCATCAAGGCCTTCAACAACATCTTCTTCCAGAGCCTGCTGGACAAGGGCACCCCGAAGGGCACGCCCGGCCGCGTCGCGCTGCCCATCGCGGGAGACCCGCCCGAGCACCGCGCGAAGGTGCTCAAGCTCGTGGAGGAGCTGGGCTTCGACGGCATCGACGCGGGCAGCCTCGCCGACTCCTGGCGCCAGCAGCCCGGCACCCCGGTCTACACCCACGACCTCGACGCCGCGGGCGTGAAGAAGGCCCTGGCCGCGGCCGAGCGCTCGCGCATTCCGGAGTACCGCAACGCCTCCAACACCTGGCTGAAGAACTTCCTCGAATCACAGAAGTGA